A genomic segment from Thermoplasmataceae archaeon encodes:
- a CDS encoding ORC1-type DNA replication protein, translating into MSNPFLDVSNKSQILVGDLGSLGGSYIPDNFPHREDQIEKIVSILGSIMRRTRPSNIIIYGKTGSGKTSTTHYVSRMLGEAAGSDAKVVYVNCQIFDSPYSILVEIANSFATSDEERIPELGLPLDRIYNELMKRINSAGKFLIVVLDEIDKLVLKNGGDSLYSILKMADDTFGGRTSFIGITNDTGFQESLDARIKSRLNQESILFPPYNASELKDILKYRVKNVVSGDAIDDSAINLCAAIGAQEHGDARKAIDLLRISIEVAIRGSKPKVTDTEVYAARDKFEMDVLREAVITLPLQSKLVLLSAVVTQEISSLMVTGELYENYKSICSELGYQALTSRRINDITSELEDFGLLSSSVKSMGRYGRTKILRVMGDPLSVKKYLLEDEDLSPFRGSKITKQYRFDTDSKDQQKLKPEELMQKLEDMKESAVDSS; encoded by the coding sequence ATGTCTAATCCTTTTCTTGATGTTTCAAATAAAAGCCAGATTTTAGTGGGGGATCTTGGTTCCTTGGGTGGGTCATATATCCCTGATAACTTCCCCCACAGAGAGGATCAGATTGAGAAGATTGTCTCCATCCTCGGAAGCATAATGCGCCGGACCAGGCCATCCAATATTATAATATACGGAAAGACGGGAAGTGGGAAGACCTCGACTACTCATTATGTGTCCAGAATGCTTGGAGAAGCGGCTGGATCGGATGCAAAAGTCGTATACGTTAACTGCCAGATCTTTGACTCTCCGTATTCAATCCTTGTTGAAATAGCTAATTCGTTTGCAACTTCGGATGAGGAGCGCATACCGGAGCTCGGTCTCCCCCTGGACAGGATATACAACGAACTGATGAAAAGGATAAATTCCGCCGGAAAGTTCCTGATTGTCGTCCTGGACGAAATAGATAAACTGGTGCTGAAAAATGGAGGCGATTCCTTATATTCCATTCTGAAGATGGCAGACGATACATTCGGAGGAAGGACATCGTTCATAGGAATAACAAATGATACGGGCTTCCAGGAATCTCTGGATGCCAGGATTAAAAGTAGACTTAATCAGGAGAGCATCCTTTTCCCACCATATAATGCCTCCGAGCTGAAAGATATTCTGAAATACCGTGTTAAGAACGTTGTCAGCGGAGACGCAATTGATGATTCGGCAATAAATCTATGTGCAGCCATTGGGGCGCAGGAGCACGGAGACGCCAGGAAGGCAATAGATCTCCTACGTATATCCATAGAAGTGGCTATACGAGGTAGTAAGCCTAAGGTAACCGACACAGAGGTATATGCCGCGAGGGACAAATTCGAGATGGACGTTCTGAGGGAAGCAGTCATAACCCTGCCACTACAGTCGAAGCTAGTCCTGTTATCTGCAGTAGTTACTCAGGAAATATCTTCACTTATGGTCACTGGAGAGCTTTACGAGAACTACAAAAGCATATGTTCTGAACTCGGTTATCAGGCCCTCACATCACGAAGAATAAACGATATCACATCGGAACTCGAGGACTTTGGGCTCTTGTCATCTTCCGTGAAAAGCATGGGCAGGTATGGCAGGACAAAGATACTAAGGGTAATGGGCGACCCCCTGTCAGTGAAGAAATACCTGCTTGAAGACGAGGATCTTTCTCCGTTCAGGGGATCAAAGATCACAAAGCAATACAGATTTGACACAGATTCTAAAGATCAGCAGAAACTAAAACCAGAAGAACTAATGCAGAAGCTGGAAGATATGAAGGAATCTGCTGTAGACAGCAGTTGA
- a CDS encoding acyl-CoA dehydrogenase family protein: MDDFLLTPDELNIKNLAKRTVKGVPADMIRSMEAETVRFPKEFIEISARENLLGLRFPVRYGGRGASWVADMAAVEQMGYLGFTLSCMYSLGTIVGEPINKFGTEEQKQKYLRGITSGNLYGAEAITEPSGGSDLFGMMKTTAVKKGRSYILNGQKRFIVGGLGADFFVSYALSDLSVQNRTRGVSAFIVDRNTPGLKVETMYGLMGNKGGGTARIVFKDAVIPEENLIGELNGGYDIFNAMMIPERLTTSSGSIGVGMAALEIAASYALRRKAFGSKLIDHEGVSFKIAESLTALSSSAALVYEACKAADNLEAGKITMPYARKLISMAKLNSTEAMWEAVNSAMQIMGGIGYTTVYPIERLLRDARLGLIWTGSSEVMKMIIQHEFVREMSRPDYWADRRVVEQDALDFKLVEEKIYE; this comes from the coding sequence GTGGATGATTTTCTACTGACCCCTGATGAGTTAAATATAAAGAATTTGGCCAAAAGGACAGTTAAGGGAGTACCTGCAGACATGATAAGATCAATGGAGGCCGAAACTGTGAGGTTTCCAAAGGAGTTCATTGAGATCAGCGCAAGAGAAAACCTTCTTGGGCTTAGATTTCCTGTAAGGTACGGTGGCAGGGGGGCATCATGGGTTGCAGATATGGCGGCTGTTGAGCAGATGGGTTATCTTGGCTTCACCCTGAGCTGTATGTATTCGCTTGGAACAATCGTGGGAGAACCAATTAATAAATTTGGAACAGAGGAGCAGAAACAAAAATATCTACGGGGAATAACGTCCGGGAATCTCTATGGCGCTGAAGCGATCACTGAACCTTCTGGTGGTTCTGATCTGTTTGGAATGATGAAAACTACTGCTGTCAAAAAAGGCAGATCGTACATTCTCAATGGACAGAAACGTTTTATTGTGGGTGGACTAGGAGCCGATTTTTTCGTCTCGTACGCGCTTAGCGATCTCTCAGTTCAGAATAGGACAAGAGGTGTGAGTGCATTTATTGTTGACAGAAATACACCTGGATTGAAAGTCGAGACTATGTATGGGCTTATGGGCAATAAGGGCGGCGGAACCGCAAGAATTGTGTTCAAAGATGCTGTGATACCTGAAGAAAACCTTATAGGAGAACTGAACGGAGGGTACGACATATTCAACGCCATGATGATTCCTGAGCGGCTCACTACCTCCTCCGGATCAATAGGCGTTGGAATGGCGGCTCTCGAGATAGCTGCAAGCTACGCCCTCAGGAGGAAAGCATTCGGAAGCAAGCTCATAGATCACGAAGGGGTAAGTTTCAAAATTGCTGAAAGCTTGACTGCTCTTTCAAGCTCTGCAGCACTAGTTTACGAGGCTTGCAAGGCTGCAGATAATCTTGAAGCCGGAAAAATAACCATGCCGTATGCCAGGAAGCTGATCTCGATGGCTAAATTAAATTCAACAGAGGCGATGTGGGAGGCGGTAAACTCCGCAATGCAGATCATGGGCGGGATAGGGTATACAACTGTCTACCCTATTGAAAGGCTCTTAAGGGATGCCAGGCTTGGGCTCATATGGACAGGCAGCAGCGAGGTTATGAAGATGATCATCCAGCATGAGTTTGTAAGAGAAATGTCTAGGCCAGATTACTGGGCTGATAGGAGAGTCGTTGAACAGGATGCGCTGGATTTCAAACTCGTCGAAGAGAAAATATACGAATAG
- a CDS encoding class I SAM-dependent methyltransferase → MDEADVIVDYVHAKLGGKDYWQVSYDELQVLYACVRLKKPRLVVETGVGPGTTTTAILSALRGTNGKLISLDLGVKYGSEEETKPVGWVIPENLRKDWNLVLGDSKKNLENTLSSKGSLDIFFHDSEHEYNHVTFELNTALKHAGANPLFIVDNYDWTEAPADFARKNSFKLINVADDMCLIFP, encoded by the coding sequence ATGGACGAAGCTGACGTAATAGTGGATTATGTCCACGCGAAGTTGGGTGGCAAGGATTATTGGCAGGTCAGTTACGATGAACTTCAAGTGCTGTACGCCTGCGTCAGGCTTAAAAAGCCCAGGCTGGTCGTGGAGACTGGCGTCGGGCCCGGAACAACCACAACCGCCATACTCAGCGCCCTGAGAGGAACTAACGGAAAACTTATCAGTCTTGATCTAGGTGTAAAATATGGATCTGAAGAGGAAACAAAACCCGTTGGGTGGGTAATTCCTGAGAACCTCAGGAAAGACTGGAATCTGGTACTTGGAGACTCAAAGAAAAATCTCGAGAATACCCTTTCCTCAAAAGGAAGTTTGGACATATTTTTCCATGATTCTGAGCATGAGTATAATCACGTAACGTTTGAGCTTAACACCGCTCTGAAACACGCGGGAGCGAATCCGCTTTTCATAGTGGATAACTATGATTGGACAGAGGCCCCAGCGGACTTTGCTAGAAAAAACTCCTTTAAACTCATAAATGTGGCGGACGATATGTGTTTGATCTTCCCCTGA
- a CDS encoding metal-dependent hydrolase: MADKVSVRWHGHACFTLDFGKKVVVDPFITGNPVAKIKKEDVKADLVVVTHGHSDHVGDAVFIAKKNNAPLITMVELAWILEEENKGLNAVGINYSGHYNVDGVRVTAVLATHSAGYNGKYAGGPTGMIIEDGMRVYHAGDTGVFKDMELIGEMYKPDVSLLPIGGHYTMGPHEAAVAAGMLKSPNFVPMHYNTFDLIKQNPEDFKKEAEKHKNVKVSIMKVEEELVFAKA; encoded by the coding sequence ATGGCAGACAAAGTCTCAGTTCGATGGCACGGACATGCCTGTTTTACCCTAGATTTCGGAAAGAAAGTTGTTGTAGACCCGTTTATTACAGGAAATCCAGTTGCCAAGATAAAAAAGGAAGACGTTAAGGCCGACCTCGTCGTTGTAACTCATGGCCATTCTGATCATGTCGGTGATGCTGTTTTCATCGCAAAGAAAAACAATGCTCCACTGATCACCATGGTTGAGCTTGCCTGGATACTCGAGGAAGAGAATAAAGGACTCAACGCGGTTGGCATTAATTACAGCGGGCATTACAATGTTGACGGCGTCAGAGTTACCGCTGTCCTGGCAACACACTCTGCAGGTTACAACGGTAAATATGCGGGCGGACCAACGGGCATGATCATTGAGGATGGGATGCGCGTTTATCATGCAGGAGACACCGGAGTCTTCAAGGATATGGAACTGATTGGAGAAATGTACAAACCGGACGTATCCCTACTTCCCATAGGAGGGCACTACACTATGGGTCCCCACGAAGCAGCAGTCGCTGCTGGAATGTTGAAATCGCCTAACTTTGTCCCCATGCATTACAATACATTTGACCTCATCAAGCAGAACCCCGAAGATTTTAAGAAAGAAGCAGAGAAGCACAAAAACGTCAAAGTAAGCATAATGAAGGTAGAGGAGGAACTCGTATTTGCTAAAGCTTAA
- a CDS encoding AbrB/MazE/SpoVT family DNA-binding domain-containing protein, with translation MDKKPIIDVSHVSARGTSYRITIPRKVASRLGLNDGDILAFYDDDGVKLGKLQ, from the coding sequence ATGGACAAAAAGCCAATAATAGATGTTTCTCACGTCTCGGCGAGAGGCACATCGTATAGAATCACCATCCCAAGAAAGGTCGCCAGCAGGCTGGGCCTGAATGATGGTGACATACTTGCCTTTTACGATGATGATGGAGTGAAACTGGGGAAATTGCAGTAA
- a CDS encoding AAA family ATPase, with protein MMLVTGMPGAGKDEFINVANNFGFTDVHMGNTVRKYAVENGIELSDHEVGAFATQEREKHGKHIWAQRTCLYIEGRENIVIDGVRNYEELEYFQKKYETLSVVAIFANRRDRLDRIMRRNRPDDIKSEQGLLERDNRELSWGIGNVIALADYMIVNDSTLEVFKERTTEFLSTHALK; from the coding sequence ATGATGTTGGTTACGGGAATGCCGGGGGCAGGCAAGGACGAATTTATAAATGTTGCCAATAATTTCGGTTTCACAGACGTTCACATGGGGAATACTGTCAGAAAATATGCTGTCGAAAATGGCATAGAGCTAAGTGATCATGAGGTAGGAGCGTTCGCCACTCAGGAGAGAGAGAAGCACGGGAAGCATATCTGGGCTCAGAGAACCTGCCTTTATATAGAGGGAAGAGAGAATATCGTGATTGATGGCGTGAGGAATTACGAGGAGTTGGAATATTTCCAGAAGAAATATGAAACGTTATCCGTGGTTGCCATTTTCGCGAACAGGAGGGACAGACTCGATAGAATCATGCGCAGGAACCGCCCAGACGACATAAAGTCCGAACAGGGACTCCTGGAGAGGGACAACAGGGAACTATCCTGGGGCATAGGCAACGTAATAGCCCTTGCAGATTACATGATAGTAAATGACTCTACCCTCGAGGTTTTCAAAGAAAGAACAACTGAGTTTCTCAGCACACATGCACTGAAGTAA
- a CDS encoding 2-oxoacid:ferredoxin oxidoreductase subunit beta: MAHNFRSDVAIDWCPGCGDFGIVTGLTQALSELNYGPNDVVAVSGIGCSGKTPHYLNIAGVHTLHGRSIPYATGVKLANPRLKVIVTSGDGDMLSIGAGHFVAEGRRNTGLTIILYDNEVYGLTKGQAAPTMALGERTKGLSKPNIYGKVNPITLALSSGYSFVARGFSFDTKHLKDLVKKALVHEGSSFIDVLQPCPTYNNINTMEWYKSRVYKIDDEKGWDPVVLPDTPAQKVNEKFNNAYSRGLEWEDKIPIGVFFDNRAIPSFVKRIAENVPDYLTNPPSDQIVAGPDGFTNVDPFKTFADRVI; the protein is encoded by the coding sequence ATGGCGCATAATTTTAGATCGGATGTTGCAATTGACTGGTGCCCTGGTTGCGGCGACTTCGGTATCGTCACAGGATTAACCCAGGCGCTTTCTGAACTTAACTACGGGCCAAACGATGTCGTGGCTGTCTCGGGAATTGGCTGCTCTGGAAAAACGCCACATTACCTTAACATTGCAGGGGTTCACACGCTTCACGGAAGATCAATTCCATATGCTACCGGAGTAAAGCTTGCAAATCCAAGACTAAAGGTCATCGTTACCAGTGGTGATGGTGACATGCTCAGTATTGGTGCAGGACATTTTGTTGCCGAGGGAAGGAGAAATACTGGCCTTACGATAATCCTTTACGATAATGAGGTCTATGGTCTGACAAAGGGTCAGGCTGCTCCGACCATGGCACTAGGCGAGCGCACAAAGGGATTGTCGAAACCGAATATATACGGAAAAGTAAACCCAATAACACTGGCACTCTCTTCTGGATACTCATTCGTTGCCAGAGGGTTTTCCTTTGACACAAAGCATCTGAAGGATCTTGTGAAGAAGGCGCTGGTCCATGAGGGGTCGTCATTCATCGACGTGCTACAACCTTGCCCCACGTATAACAATATCAATACTATGGAATGGTACAAGAGCAGAGTATATAAGATAGATGACGAGAAGGGCTGGGACCCTGTTGTGCTGCCGGACACTCCGGCACAGAAGGTAAACGAAAAATTCAACAATGCTTACAGCAGAGGACTTGAATGGGAAGACAAAATACCCATAGGAGTATTCTTTGATAACAGGGCTATTCCAAGCTTCGTAAAGAGAATAGCGGAGAATGTCCCAGATTATCTTACAAACCCTCCCTCTGATCAGATTGTAGCAGGCCCAGACGGATTCACGAATGTCGATCCTTTCAAGACATTCGCTGACAGAGTAATCTAA
- a CDS encoding 50S ribosomal protein L16 produces the protein MSRKPARMYTHISGPAYTRRDFMGGVPYPKITTFVQGNQKADFDIEMQLVAKEACQIRHTALEAARISVNRKLLENFGVDGYFLQIRPYPHQVLREHKMATGAGADRISSGMKLSFGRPVGTAARVHEDDILMVGRINAAGAKQLKDALHKASIKLPTPCTIRISKGKEIAGKIGV, from the coding sequence ATGTCAAGAAAGCCAGCGCGAATGTATACACATATTTCGGGCCCCGCATATACACGCAGGGATTTCATGGGAGGAGTACCCTATCCAAAGATTACTACGTTTGTCCAAGGAAATCAGAAAGCTGATTTTGATATAGAAATGCAACTCGTGGCAAAGGAGGCATGCCAAATCAGGCATACTGCGCTTGAGGCTGCTAGGATCTCGGTAAACAGGAAACTGCTGGAGAATTTCGGTGTTGATGGCTATTTCCTCCAGATCAGACCTTATCCTCACCAAGTTTTGAGGGAGCACAAGATGGCAACCGGTGCTGGAGCTGATAGGATATCGAGTGGAATGAAATTGTCCTTTGGCAGGCCGGTGGGAACAGCTGCGAGAGTCCATGAGGATGATATTTTAATGGTCGGAAGGATTAACGCAGCCGGTGCAAAGCAATTGAAAGATGCCCTGCACAAAGCTTCAATAAAACTGCCTACACCATGTACAATCCGGATATCCAAAGGAAAAGAGATCGCAGGAAAGATTGGAGTCTAA
- a CDS encoding folylpolyglutamate synthase/dihydrofolate synthase family protein, whose translation MSLPNLEYLYGLNREGIKLDLSITRMFSDLLGSPDLDFGSLHIAGTNGKGSITSFIYNIFQQAVPSGMYTSPHLVKFNERILADDRFVSDDYINLFMKKHESEIENLKALGRNPTFFEVTTVMAFKYFSDKKVKMASVEVGLGGRLDSTNIIHPEVSIISNIGYDHSDKLGCSLTSIAYEKAGIIKEKVPVILLDDKNEVVRTVKSVAEKRGSRLIRVSKVTEISSVQVNDSGTRFSLKTPQDNYEIFTPLIGDFQIRNIATSVLAVENGSSITPNRNLIERGISQTRWPARMEIIRRDPTVMVDCAHNPPAAHALVTSFRKHVGKKPLLLVGMLEDKDVFSFLTTIRYLSDTIVITTPQDTPRALPAESLSKTARQIFPSVKVISDPKEAYEYARSASDYVLIAGSMYLVGFIKMLENSPVLPFERGEVMNEAEATT comes from the coding sequence GTGTCCCTTCCAAATCTGGAATATCTCTATGGTCTCAACCGAGAAGGCATAAAACTCGATCTCAGTATAACCAGAATGTTTTCTGACTTGCTAGGTAGCCCTGACCTGGATTTTGGATCGCTCCATATTGCAGGTACTAATGGAAAAGGGTCCATCACATCATTTATTTACAACATTTTTCAGCAGGCAGTGCCGAGTGGGATGTACACATCGCCGCACCTGGTCAAATTTAATGAGAGGATACTAGCCGATGATCGGTTCGTGAGCGATGACTACATCAACTTATTCATGAAAAAACATGAAAGTGAAATTGAGAATCTGAAGGCCTTAGGAAGAAATCCGACGTTTTTTGAGGTCACTACGGTCATGGCATTTAAATATTTTTCAGATAAAAAAGTAAAGATGGCTTCAGTCGAGGTCGGCCTTGGGGGAAGGCTCGATTCAACAAATATAATTCATCCAGAGGTCAGTATCATATCAAATATCGGGTATGATCACTCAGACAAACTTGGGTGCTCCTTAACTTCCATAGCCTACGAGAAAGCCGGAATTATAAAAGAAAAAGTACCTGTAATTCTTCTTGACGATAAGAATGAGGTTGTGAGGACTGTCAAAAGTGTGGCGGAGAAAAGAGGCAGCAGACTTATCAGGGTATCGAAAGTAACCGAAATTTCCTCGGTTCAGGTAAATGACAGTGGTACCAGATTCAGCCTTAAAACTCCGCAGGACAATTATGAAATTTTTACTCCACTCATTGGCGATTTCCAGATAAGGAATATTGCTACATCTGTACTGGCTGTGGAAAATGGCTCCTCTATTACACCCAATAGAAACCTTATTGAACGTGGCATCAGTCAAACAAGGTGGCCTGCAAGAATGGAGATAATACGCAGAGACCCGACGGTCATGGTGGACTGTGCTCACAATCCACCCGCAGCGCATGCTTTGGTGACTTCGTTTAGGAAACACGTTGGAAAGAAACCGCTTTTGCTCGTTGGAATGCTAGAAGACAAAGACGTTTTCTCATTCCTCACAACAATAAGGTACCTTTCTGACACCATTGTAATCACGACCCCACAGGATACCCCAAGAGCCCTCCCTGCAGAAAGCCTGTCAAAAACGGCGAGGCAGATCTTCCCTTCCGTAAAAGTAATATCAGATCCAAAGGAAGCGTATGAATACGCAAGGTCAGCATCAGATTATGTGCTTATAGCTGGTTCAATGTATCTCGTAGGATTCATAAAGATGCTGGAGAATTCGCCGGTGCTTCCATTTGAAAGGGGTGAAGTCATGAATGAAGCTGAGGCAACTACATAA
- a CDS encoding LysE family transporter gives MDLASAALVGIFLGISLAAPPGPVTAIIVNRASRSVFGAVTVGFGAMSADFVLMVLVIALGSGAELSPYDKYIYLSGSVVFFLMAMMIASSGSKMKETGERSSGYLSGLLVGIVNPFQIIWWFTAGLGFYEKFNIYPFIFLFVGTTAWVVFLSYLIRYSVIRFGEKIREITTGFSVITLVAFGIYFILLIL, from the coding sequence ATGGATCTGGCATCGGCAGCGTTAGTCGGAATTTTCCTTGGGATTTCGCTTGCTGCCCCTCCTGGCCCAGTCACCGCAATTATAGTCAACAGGGCTTCGCGCTCTGTTTTCGGAGCGGTCACAGTGGGATTCGGAGCAATGTCAGCTGACTTTGTCCTCATGGTTCTTGTCATTGCCCTTGGGTCTGGAGCAGAACTATCGCCATACGATAAATATATCTATCTTTCGGGATCAGTGGTATTTTTCCTGATGGCTATGATGATAGCAAGCTCAGGTTCAAAAATGAAAGAAACAGGGGAGCGATCCTCTGGGTATCTCTCAGGACTGCTCGTAGGCATTGTTAATCCATTCCAGATTATTTGGTGGTTTACAGCAGGTCTTGGTTTCTACGAGAAATTCAACATATATCCATTCATATTCTTATTCGTAGGAACCACGGCGTGGGTCGTGTTCCTTTCTTATCTGATCAGGTATTCAGTGATAAGGTTCGGAGAAAAAATAAGGGAAATAACCACTGGGTTCAGCGTAATTACCCTAGTGGCTTTTGGGATTTATTTCATTTTGCTGATCCTTTAG
- a CDS encoding alanyl-tRNA editing protein: protein MKTELLFQKEPLREECDGNVAFVEFTDLVVDATVLYPTGDGQPNDKGTVTIDGKEFEIVDTWQDGTWVHLISLDTYPQNIVGKKVHQKVNWDVRYNHMRFRTALYIIKGLAYRHLGAAVRINQTYDDQAWFDLSFEGDLTEEQVKKLENDANDLVQKKLAVDYSYVKKDQFSANAEMVKTNWEKVPDYDSIRVVKIGDLPYMHDIGTQVTNTYEVGKIMFKTTMVKGKLSKRITITLE, encoded by the coding sequence ATGAAAACAGAACTGCTTTTCCAGAAGGAACCTTTAAGAGAAGAGTGCGACGGCAATGTTGCCTTCGTAGAATTCACGGACCTGGTTGTAGATGCTACGGTCCTTTATCCGACAGGTGATGGCCAGCCTAATGATAAGGGAACAGTCACCATAGATGGAAAAGAATTCGAGATTGTCGATACCTGGCAGGATGGTACTTGGGTCCATCTTATTTCCCTGGATACATACCCACAGAATATTGTTGGGAAGAAAGTACACCAGAAAGTAAACTGGGATGTCAGGTATAATCACATGAGATTTAGGACCGCCCTTTATATCATCAAGGGACTTGCCTATAGGCATCTTGGAGCGGCAGTGAGAATCAACCAAACCTACGATGACCAGGCCTGGTTCGACCTCAGTTTCGAGGGAGACCTGACTGAAGAACAGGTGAAAAAACTTGAAAACGATGCAAACGACCTAGTCCAAAAAAAGCTGGCCGTGGATTATTCCTACGTCAAGAAGGATCAGTTCAGCGCAAACGCTGAGATGGTCAAGACCAACTGGGAAAAGGTGCCAGATTACGACAGTATAAGGGTTGTGAAGATTGGTGACCTTCCCTATATGCATGACATCGGGACCCAGGTGACTAACACCTATGAAGTTGGAAAAATTATGTTTAAGACAACAATGGTCAAGGGTAAACTCAGTAAGAGAATAACTATAACACTTGAATGA
- a CDS encoding 2-oxoacid:ferredoxin oxidoreductase subunit alpha, with amino-acid sequence MSNIDLNLSVGGPQGGGIDTSSNMISRAFASSGYNVLGVREFHSNIKGRHSYVHLRIKQERPRSLKYPLDFLVALDPDTIFEHLDDVSTGSTVIYDKNDESSELSQARMIMRDTFKRINSTLQENGFELNVKGALELMKKRGARIVGIPFSKVVEGVELDGPATRYANVLGASLTLSIIGLDRKFTKGSLKHIFGSKEKVIELNGKVVDAAYDYCSENKLSGKTLADKDAPPRMLLTGNDAAALGKIMGGLRFQTYYPITPASDESAILEEHEHIKWLSSENEMLTKGGITVVQTEDELSAITMAEGAALTGARTATATSGPGFSLMAEAISFAGIDEIPVVITLYQRGGPSTGLPTRNGQADLMFALNTGHGEFPKMVMSSGDVEECIYDSMSALNYAQRYQLPVIHLIDKNLANTSDFVPKIDTRLVKVDHALKTEHRDDFKRYTLNTDNGISPMGYFGKDIFWMTGDEHDELGHVTEDPVIRDQMMVKRFRKLQLAAEEIPDSEKVLVYGKKDAKITFITWGSQKGVVLDVIEALKARGIEANLLYLRMFEPFPSKFVQDFLSKAGTVIDVESNMTGQAAKVIRMNTGIEITNFILKYNGRHITEDELVSATKEIVGKKNKTVVLENGA; translated from the coding sequence ATGTCGAACATAGACCTTAACCTCTCAGTAGGAGGTCCACAGGGTGGAGGTATTGACACTTCTTCAAACATGATCAGCAGAGCCTTTGCATCTTCGGGATATAATGTACTAGGTGTAAGAGAATTTCACTCAAACATCAAGGGTAGACACAGTTACGTTCATTTAAGAATTAAGCAAGAAAGACCAAGATCGCTGAAGTACCCACTGGACTTCCTTGTAGCGCTAGACCCTGACACAATTTTTGAGCATCTTGACGACGTATCCACTGGCTCAACAGTGATATACGACAAGAATGATGAGTCATCGGAACTTTCGCAGGCAAGAATGATAATGAGAGATACCTTCAAGAGGATAAACAGCACCTTGCAGGAAAACGGCTTTGAACTCAACGTCAAAGGTGCACTTGAGTTAATGAAGAAAAGGGGGGCGAGGATCGTTGGCATTCCCTTCTCAAAGGTCGTCGAGGGTGTTGAACTTGACGGACCGGCCACAAGATACGCAAACGTTCTTGGTGCTTCACTTACTCTTTCCATAATCGGACTCGACAGAAAATTCACGAAAGGTTCCCTAAAGCATATTTTTGGCAGTAAGGAAAAAGTCATTGAACTCAATGGCAAGGTAGTTGACGCTGCGTATGACTACTGCAGTGAGAATAAACTCTCTGGAAAGACTCTGGCTGACAAAGATGCTCCACCAAGGATGCTTCTTACAGGAAACGATGCGGCTGCTCTCGGAAAGATCATGGGCGGGCTGAGATTCCAGACCTATTATCCAATCACTCCAGCCAGTGACGAAAGCGCCATACTGGAAGAGCATGAGCATATCAAGTGGCTTTCAAGCGAGAACGAGATGCTTACCAAAGGCGGAATAACAGTAGTACAGACTGAGGACGAACTTTCAGCTATCACAATGGCAGAAGGAGCCGCGCTCACCGGCGCGAGAACCGCGACTGCTACCAGTGGCCCTGGATTCTCGCTTATGGCGGAAGCAATTTCATTCGCAGGAATAGACGAGATCCCGGTTGTCATAACACTTTACCAGAGAGGCGGACCAAGTACGGGCCTTCCCACGAGAAATGGACAGGCTGATCTGATGTTTGCCTTGAATACCGGTCACGGTGAATTCCCAAAGATGGTAATGTCTTCGGGGGACGTCGAGGAATGCATTTATGACTCAATGAGTGCGCTTAACTATGCTCAGAGATACCAGCTTCCTGTTATTCACCTTATTGACAAGAATCTTGCCAATACCTCTGATTTTGTTCCAAAGATTGACACTAGATTAGTGAAAGTAGATCACGCACTGAAGACTGAGCACAGAGATGACTTCAAGAGATACACTCTTAACACTGATAACGGCATCTCTCCCATGGGATATTTCGGGAAAGATATATTCTGGATGACCGGCGACGAACATGACGAACTTGGCCATGTTACTGAGGATCCCGTTATAAGAGACCAGATGATGGTAAAGAGATTCAGGAAATTGCAGCTTGCAGCTGAAGAAATTCCTGATAGCGAAAAAGTATTGGTTTATGGGAAGAAGGACGCAAAGATCACTTTCATCACCTGGGGTAGCCAGAAGGGAGTGGTGCTCGATGTTATCGAAGCCTTGAAGGCTCGGGGCATTGAAGCGAACCTGCTCTATCTCAGGATGTTCGAACCATTCCCGTCAAAGTTCGTACAGGATTTTCTTTCCAAAGCTGGGACAGTCATAGATGTTGAAAGTAATATGACGGGACAGGCAGCAAAGGTAATCAGGATGAACACCGGAATAGAGATAACTAACTTTATTTTGAAATACAATGGAAGGCACATAACAGAGGATGAACTGGTGTCTGCGACTAAGGAAATAGTTGGAAAGAAGAATAAAACGGTGGTGTTGGAAAATGGCGCATAA